Within Kineothrix sp. MB12-C1, the genomic segment AAAGCCGTATAAAAAGCTGTTCCATCGTCATCTGTGAGGCACCGTAAACATCCAAATCCGGCAAAATACCCGTGATATAGTTCAGAAGGATACGGTTGCTGCCGATAATATAGAAATCCTTTGGTTTGAATTCTAAGTCGTAGTTATACAGGATATAGGAAATGCGATGCATCGCTACGGTGGTTTTACCGGAACCGGCCCCGCCCTGTACAATAACATTGTGCTGTGGCTTCTTACGGATGATCTCATTTTGTTCCTGCTGAATCGTGGCGATTATCTCGCTTAAAACAGCCCTCTTATTCCTGGCAAGGTATTTCGTCAACAACTCGTCATTTGCCACTACATCGGAATCGAAAAAGTCCTTCAGTCTATCATTTTCTATTTCATAGGTACGTTTTCTGGAAAGTTCTATCTCAAACGCCCCTTCTCCTTTTACAGAATAAGTACATACTCCGAGAGATTTTTCATAATAAACCGATGCGATCGGCGCTCTCCAGTCGATGACAATCAGATCCGCTGCTTCTTTACTAATCGCAGACTTTCCAATATAATAGCACTCCTGCCTTAACAGATTGGTATCGCTGAAATCAATTCTTCCAAAGTATGGCTTTTTTCTGCTGCGTTCCATGCGGAGCAGTTCCTGTCTGACTTGTTTGAATCTAGCATCAGCATTGAACCACAGTGCCAAACCCTCTTTATCCTCCACATCATATACTTCCTTCAATTCATGCAACTCATCTGCCAAATTCTGAACAGATGCTTTTGTTCGGTTCAAATTTTCATCTGCAATAGCAAGGATATCTGAAAGCATTTTTGTTTCTTCTTCCAGAGTAACTCCCGGCAATCTTTTTGTCCGACCTTTCTGATCCATGCTTGTCCTCCGTTCTTTTTCCCATTCCTTTTACACTGTTACTATTCACACCTATGGTGTTCACAGCAACAATATCACACAAATTGCATAAAGAACATGCAATTTGGCGCCCGAAGCACTCGCAAAATCGCACAGAAAGCGATTTTAACTTCGCGGAATAATGCCTGTGAACAGTAACCTTACACTTACTATCTTAACAAAAAAGAAAAAAAATAGTAGACTTGTAATTAAAAAATGTGTATAATGAAAAATGAAATGTGCCCTGATAAATATCAGGGCATTCAGACTGTAAAGAAACAGAAATGGCGTTATTTAATTTCTTTTTAGTATATTTTCCCATATAGCTTTACTCAAATTACAATTTAAATAATCTATAATTGGCTTGAAATTTCAATATTCCTTGATAAATTTATCTCAGATTCATCGCCAATGTATTAGCTGCCAGCATACCGCTATATAAAGATCCCTGCATCCAGCCTTTCTTTACAGAAGTATGTTCTCCGGCAAAAAATACACGGTTATTGTATTCCGGTTCAAGGATAGTATAGGCGAAATTTATCTTTTGACCGGGAAGATTTACAGCAAATCCTCCTCGGAACCACTCCTGCCGGTTCCAATCTACCATTTTATAAGATTCCACAATAGTATCCAGGAAATTCTCCGGCAGTCCATGTACTTCTTCCACATTTCTCTTGACCAGCGACAACCGCCTGCCTTCGCTTTGATTCGCGACCCGAACAGAATCCTGATTTATATTATAAGAAGAAATCAATACACCCGGTTCTGATGGTGAGCAGGATGAGGGTTCCGTACAGTGGATATGATCGGAAGGATATATAATGGACTGAATCGGCAAATCGGTAAACGAAATACCTCCATTCATCCTTCCATATACCGTATCTTCCTCCCAAAAACGCCGATTACAGAAAAAAGCCGCCTTAAAGGAATCGGTATAAAATAGTTCCCGGATAGCCTGCATCTTCTGATTACGGAAAAATGGTCTTATATCCACTTCCCTTAAGGTGGAGAATGGAATAGTGCAGATAACGTAATCAAATTCTTCATATATATTTGTCATGTAACTATTATTATATCTTAGAATAACTTTACTTTCAGAGGAATTCCTATAAATACCGGTTATATTATGACCAAAGTTAATATTAACATTCCCGAGCAAATCCGGCGCAATGTCATATTCACTTGGATTGCGGGAGATAAGCGAATTATAAAAAGCAAGAGGAAGGTTGATCATACCTCCTTCTATTCGGTAAGTATTCAGATAATCCATGGAATATAATTCCTGCAGGACTTCACCGTAACTGGTGTTAAGCAGTCCTCCGGTCAAAGGGTCCGTACTGGCGATTAAATTTATGGCGTCCTGACTTAACCCGCGCATCTCCAGTATCTCCCTGATACTTTTGTTTAAATAGAAGGAATACTCCGGTGAATACGTCGGCAGAATCTGCAGCAGTTCTCTCCGGATATCCGGAGGCAGGCCTAGTAAGACAGAATCAAAGGCATAATCATTTAACTCCGGCCATGGCAAAGATTTTTCATACTCAGTGAGATTGAATAAGGGATATAAATATTTCGTTATATTATCCCCGGCCGGATCTCTCCGTATTCTGGTATTATGAACGTATATAAAGTTGTTGGGAAAAGGTGAAGTAATCGAAATGGTGTTCAGATGTAACAAATTTATATAATGCCAGGCCGTACCATGGGATATAGGAATTCTCATAGGGCCAAATTCCCCATAATATCGCCTGTCCCGATCAAAATAATAAGTATACACCCTTCCGCCTATGCGGTCTTCCATCGCATCATACAGTGTAATTTCTGCTCCAAGCTTTCTTAATTCAAAAGCAGCGGATAAACCTGCCAGACCTGCACCTATTATACCTACTTTAAGGTTTTTATATGCTCCGGCAGCGGCATAGGTAGTAATATCAGGCGGAGGATTTAATAGTTCAATTACATTTTCAAAATCTTCCGGCCGACCGGCGTTCGTAAAAGCATTTCTTAATATTTCATATCTTG encodes:
- a CDS encoding flavin monoamine oxidase family protein; translation: MSDQTVDYLTNPSDSTRYEILRNAFTNAGRPEDFENVIELLNPPPDITTYAAAGAYKNLKVGIIGAGLAGLSAAFELRKLGAEITLYDAMEDRIGGRVYTYYFDRDRRYYGEFGPMRIPISHGTAWHYINLLHLNTISITSPFPNNFIYVHNTRIRRDPAGDNITKYLYPLFNLTEYEKSLPWPELNDYAFDSVLLGLPPDIRRELLQILPTYSPEYSFYLNKSIREILEMRGLSQDAINLIASTDPLTGGLLNTSYGEVLQELYSMDYLNTYRIEGGMINLPLAFYNSLISRNPSEYDIAPDLLGNVNINFGHNITGIYRNSSESKVILRYNNSYMTNIYEEFDYVICTIPFSTLREVDIRPFFRNQKMQAIRELFYTDSFKAAFFCNRRFWEEDTVYGRMNGGISFTDLPIQSIIYPSDHIHCTEPSSCSPSEPGVLISSYNINQDSVRVANQSEGRRLSLVKRNVEEVHGLPENFLDTIVESYKMVDWNRQEWFRGGFAVNLPGQKINFAYTILEPEYNNRVFFAGEHTSVKKGWMQGSLYSGMLAANTLAMNLR